CACCGTCCCGTCGACCGACGACCACGATCAGCGACTCGTCGCCGACACCGGCCGCCTCCACCGTCACGTCCTCGACCGATAGCCGGGACAACACCGTCGCCAACGCGTCTGTGTCGACCGCACCGCTCGCCACGACGGCAGTCAGTCGTCCACCGTCCACGTCGGGCGAGAACCCGACGTCGCCGACCGACAACAGTGGCTCCGGGTCCGATCCGGTCTCTACCCGACCGACCCCACTGCGCATCCTGACGGTCGCCTGCCTGGACTCGGGATCGTAGGCCGGCAGGTCCGCCGCGAAGCGACGCAGTGCGGTGGCGACCGCCTCGGGGTCGCCGTCGAGGGCCAGCAGGTTCGCGGCCGCGCTGTAGTTGACCACTCCCGCCCGGAGCGCCGTGAGTAGGAAGGGGCGCGCCCGGACCGCCTCGCGTGTCTCGCCAGCCAGCGACATACTCGACGCCTCGCCGACTGTCGACAAAAAGCTCCCTGAAGCGAGTTTCAGTAACCGGGATTACAGAAATATCGTTCAGATTACAGTTATGGGGTCGGGGGACCTCTGTCTACCTGTGATGAGACTCCCTGCCCGGACGCACGGCACCGACGCACCGCCAGTCAGACGAACCCTCGCGGGGACGCTGTTCTTGGCCGGTCTGCTCGTGGTCGGCCTCCTCGCGGTCAGTGCCCCGGCCGTGCTGGCGGGACTGTTCCTCGCGGCCGCCGTCGCGGTGGCGGTCCTGCGGGCAGTCCGCCGCCACCGGCGTAGACTCGGCCGACAGCCACGCCGGGTCTGCGTCCCCCACACGAACGTCTGCATCGACGCCTGATCGCGGTCCCTCTCGTTTCGGCCCTCCCGCCTCGCTCGGTCCACCGGCCTCCTTCGGCCCGCCACCTCGCCTCGCCCCGTCCCGCTATTGCCACCCAGGTTTCCCGAGTCGAAGTCCCTAAGACGACGGCACCCCTGTCGAATCGTATGAGCCAAGCGCTGGTCATCGTGGC
This genomic window from Salinirubrum litoreum contains:
- a CDS encoding DUF7523 family protein, with the protein product MSLAGETREAVRARPFLLTALRAGVVNYSAAANLLALDGDPEAVATALRRFAADLPAYDPESRQATVRMRSGVGRVETGSDPEPLLSVGDVGFSPDVDGGRLTAVVASGAVDTDALATVLSRLSVEDVTVEAAGVGDESLIVVVGRRDGAGAVRVVEDALRSVS